From Butyricimonas paravirosa, one genomic window encodes:
- a CDS encoding RagB/SusD family nutrient uptake outer membrane protein produces the protein MKRFTIILFLPVIMMLHSSCNGLMDIEPENSMTYYNFFKTEQDFEGIMRGAYETYRGAYEYSTPRAISGEIMDECDHYLTKALRILDATTINSDVTACSWYSYYQAITQAMMVIENIDKADLPKERHDYWLGQALFYKALCYFEIVRDWGDCPYVATSYKVEPLARKPWNEILDIAISDMKQATTLLDVWNNLTDASGNKVTTKQIPGKEAAYAMLAHMYAWEGSLLNNNDTLQKAIDAATWVIEKGGFTLAADPEEVCTKLLLGKHPESIFELEVVYTDLLWMDVYIDEELYYQSYPIEPNSTPGDIAWKDMKIKAERVLKMYKEGDKRRDAYFYKPAEMIDVEETEGWALMQRRRDIVEDKTWSSPSMWFQNFAGNVIRTRLADILLLRAECYAKLGKDDLAKSDLDRVRDRAGAARYTAAEGSIYRAVFEEREKELLLERHRWYDMVRTGYWKTDMTEEYARLTDQDVEDGALYLPVHYLAFNSNKLMRQTRYWLKRQ, from the coding sequence ATGAAGAGGTTTACAATTATACTATTTCTGCCGGTGATCATGATGTTACATTCCTCGTGTAACGGGTTAATGGATATAGAGCCGGAGAATTCAATGACCTACTATAATTTTTTCAAGACAGAACAAGATTTTGAGGGGATTATGCGGGGTGCTTATGAAACTTATCGCGGTGCTTACGAGTATTCTACGCCTCGTGCTATTTCCGGGGAAATTATGGACGAGTGTGATCATTATCTGACAAAGGCATTAAGAATACTGGATGCAACGACAATTAATAGTGACGTGACAGCCTGTTCTTGGTATAGTTACTATCAGGCAATTACGCAGGCAATGATGGTGATCGAGAACATTGATAAAGCTGATTTACCCAAGGAGAGACATGACTACTGGTTGGGACAAGCGCTATTTTATAAAGCTTTATGCTATTTCGAGATTGTTCGGGATTGGGGGGATTGTCCATACGTTGCGACTTCTTACAAGGTTGAGCCTTTAGCTCGTAAGCCGTGGAATGAGATTTTGGATATTGCTATTTCTGACATGAAACAAGCTACTACTTTGCTGGATGTTTGGAATAACTTGACAGATGCCAGCGGGAATAAGGTAACAACGAAACAAATCCCCGGGAAAGAAGCGGCTTACGCCATGTTAGCACACATGTACGCATGGGAAGGGAGTCTGTTAAATAATAACGACACCTTGCAAAAGGCGATAGATGCGGCAACTTGGGTTATCGAGAAAGGAGGATTCACGTTGGCAGCCGATCCGGAAGAGGTATGCACGAAGTTGCTATTAGGTAAGCATCCCGAATCTATTTTTGAACTGGAAGTGGTGTACACGGACTTGTTGTGGATGGATGTTTACATTGACGAGGAATTGTATTACCAGAGTTACCCGATAGAGCCTAATTCGACGCCGGGAGATATTGCTTGGAAAGATATGAAAATTAAAGCGGAGAGAGTGTTGAAAATGTACAAAGAGGGGGATAAACGAAGAGATGCTTATTTCTACAAACCGGCTGAAATGATTGATGTTGAAGAAACCGAGGGATGGGCTCTTATGCAACGTAGAAGAGATATAGTTGAAGATAAAACATGGTCATCTCCTTCCATGTGGTTCCAGAATTTTGCAGGAAACGTTATACGTACCCGTTTGGCCGATATTCTTTTGCTGCGGGCGGAATGTTACGCCAAGTTAGGAAAAGATGATCTGGCAAAATCTGACTTGGATCGGGTAAGAGACCGGGCCGGGGCAGCAAGATATACTGCAGCAGAAGGATCTATTTATAGAGCCGTTTTTGAAGAAAGGGAGAAAGAATTACTTCTTGAGCGTCATCGTTGGTATGATATGGTACGGACGGGATATTGGAAAACGGATATGACCGAGGAATATGCAAGACTAACGGATCAAGATGTTGAGGACGGGGCTTTGTATCTACCTGTTCATTACCTCGCGTTTAATTCCAATAAATTGATGCGTCAAACTAGATATTGGTTAAAGAGACAATAA